The following coding sequences lie in one uncultured Fibrobacter sp. genomic window:
- a CDS encoding TIGR02147 family protein, which yields MRDILEYTSYRQYIADYYAERKAKSVFTWQEFASLAGFSSSIFLKYVSEGRYNLGEATAARVATAMNLADYECDFFVELVKFDHAKTDAEKKAAYGKMILIAEAHKAKVLEGDSFRFFSDWKNPVIRELAPAMPGAKPLALAHACREKITAAEVSETLNFLVKAGLLQKDGAGNYTQTEKSVTTGPMEVTPVAVRGMHRQMGEFALDAIEGVSQEKRHFSGVTLGVTHEAYDEIVQVIAECRKKVIAIATRDSATDEVYRLNMQFFPLTNKSVKKG from the coding sequence ATGAGAGATATACTTGAATACACGAGCTATCGCCAGTATATCGCGGATTACTACGCCGAACGAAAGGCGAAGTCTGTGTTTACTTGGCAGGAGTTCGCTTCTTTGGCAGGGTTTTCCTCGTCGATTTTCCTGAAATACGTAAGTGAAGGCCGCTATAACTTGGGCGAAGCTACTGCTGCGCGCGTAGCTACTGCCATGAATCTTGCGGACTACGAGTGCGATTTCTTTGTGGAGCTGGTCAAGTTTGACCATGCGAAAACGGATGCCGAAAAGAAGGCTGCTTATGGCAAGATGATTTTGATTGCCGAGGCGCATAAGGCCAAAGTTCTGGAAGGCGATTCGTTCCGCTTTTTCAGTGACTGGAAAAATCCGGTCATTCGCGAATTGGCGCCTGCCATGCCGGGGGCAAAGCCCTTGGCCCTTGCCCATGCCTGCCGCGAAAAAATAACGGCGGCCGAGGTGAGCGAAACCTTGAATTTCTTGGTCAAGGCGGGTCTGCTTCAAAAAGACGGTGCAGGTAACTACACGCAAACCGAAAAGTCGGTGACGACGGGCCCTATGGAGGTGACGCCTGTCGCCGTTCGTGGCATGCACCGCCAAATGGGCGAGTTCGCCCTTGACGCAATTGAGGGTGTTTCGCAAGAGAAACGGCATTTTTCGGGTGTGACGCTTGGTGTTACGCACGAAGCTTATGATGAAATTGTGCAGGTGATTGCCGAATGCCGTAAGAAGGTAATCGCAATCGCAACCAGGGATTCTGCGACAGACGAAGTGTACCGCCTGAACATGCAGTTTTTCCCGCTGACAAACAAGAGTGTTAAAAAGGGTTAG
- a CDS encoding FISUMP domain-containing protein, which produces MKNLKIGEFVDFAFAALFTAAVLTFLMITGCSTDEGNTISKVESTPGIPMGGSAEETSAQASLGNFTFAGKIGNVFPRVMNLADESGNVFSSTSGRNVVFAKGTMITVFELDSASLDTTGQYFVGTLSDSSGSFSFEDLSLNSPYVLISVQDSCKSENCIEKGMDYFRQYYYVDVAPDAKYSRTLSAIVDLRKTKNISVNILTHFKAPVLRKNVAEGLSFDEANTLAEKSVLEWFGVYENLGAFEEADNNVDSDLAYVGQIALEYGKAGGRAWLNDEFVLQNLIDQYWFASPDVFPKLGKEMESLYKNTMKMIEYKTAYLAHYLKKGQCTEEREGEMFYDENMSYYNTFAYVCRSGKWVPGYKKVEHVKGTLVDSRDGKTYKTVTYNIGGVSYTWMAEDLDYTGKVSATGDSLKADLADRSICSYKEEKSCEWSSREYKWEAAANVNIDSVKILLVNSKGDTVIMPEFCTNALRIMSDSIAAENPIFCNLEDGFDCLPNLWGAAVGQGPCDSIMDANGGLDAASWNYTELLPEYDPSSFQGICPDGFRLPNVKDWATLIGYMEEQYDIDSSKVGRVLLDEYATGFGMKNELRAFDVEDMWTFVSPIRDYIGVPNFELKPVTELSDTRPGIITRISGMQISESSLIYMTASDYNYVFDPYIVRCVKTE; this is translated from the coding sequence ATGAAAAATCTTAAAATAGGTGAATTCGTAGATTTCGCGTTTGCAGCGCTTTTTACGGCTGCTGTACTTACGTTCCTGATGATAACAGGGTGCTCTACTGACGAAGGAAATACGATTTCAAAGGTGGAAAGTACTCCTGGAATACCGATGGGCGGGTCTGCCGAAGAGACTAGCGCACAGGCTTCGCTTGGGAACTTCACATTTGCGGGGAAAATCGGCAACGTTTTCCCGCGAGTGATGAACTTGGCCGACGAGAGCGGAAACGTATTTTCTTCGACAAGTGGCCGCAATGTGGTCTTTGCGAAAGGGACCATGATTACGGTGTTTGAGCTGGATTCTGCTTCGCTTGATACTACGGGGCAATACTTTGTCGGTACGCTTTCGGATTCTAGTGGAAGTTTCTCGTTTGAAGATTTGTCGCTTAACAGCCCGTACGTGCTGATATCGGTGCAGGATTCATGTAAAAGCGAAAATTGCATCGAAAAAGGAATGGACTATTTCAGACAATATTATTATGTCGATGTGGCCCCCGATGCGAAATACTCGAGAACATTGAGTGCCATAGTCGATTTGCGGAAGACGAAAAATATTAGTGTGAACATCCTGACGCACTTTAAGGCGCCGGTGCTGCGCAAGAATGTTGCAGAAGGTCTTTCTTTTGACGAGGCGAATACGCTTGCCGAAAAGAGTGTCCTGGAATGGTTTGGTGTTTATGAAAATTTGGGCGCCTTTGAAGAAGCGGACAACAATGTCGATTCCGATCTGGCTTATGTAGGTCAGATTGCGCTGGAATACGGAAAAGCGGGCGGAAGAGCTTGGCTTAACGATGAGTTTGTTTTGCAAAATCTGATTGACCAGTATTGGTTTGCTTCGCCAGATGTATTTCCCAAATTAGGGAAAGAAATGGAATCGTTATACAAGAATACGATGAAGATGATTGAGTACAAGACTGCCTATTTGGCGCATTATTTGAAAAAGGGGCAGTGTACAGAAGAGAGAGAAGGGGAAATGTTCTATGATGAAAATATGAGCTACTACAATACGTTTGCCTACGTTTGTCGCTCGGGTAAATGGGTTCCGGGATATAAAAAGGTTGAACATGTCAAGGGTACTCTGGTTGATAGCCGCGACGGTAAAACTTACAAGACGGTAACTTACAACATCGGTGGAGTGTCGTACACCTGGATGGCTGAAGACTTGGACTATACGGGTAAGGTCTCTGCGACGGGCGATTCCTTGAAGGCTGATTTGGCTGATCGTTCGATTTGCTCTTACAAGGAAGAAAAGTCTTGCGAATGGAGTAGTCGTGAGTACAAGTGGGAAGCCGCAGCGAATGTTAACATTGATTCTGTAAAGATACTGCTGGTCAACTCGAAGGGCGATACCGTCATCATGCCTGAATTTTGCACAAACGCGCTTAGGATAATGAGCGATAGCATTGCGGCGGAGAATCCTATTTTCTGTAACCTGGAAGACGGTTTTGATTGCCTGCCGAATCTTTGGGGGGCTGCGGTGGGTCAAGGACCGTGCGACTCCATTATGGATGCAAATGGTGGCCTGGATGCAGCAAGCTGGAACTATACGGAGTTGTTGCCTGAATATGATCCTTCGTCGTTCCAGGGCATTTGCCCGGATGGTTTCCGACTCCCCAATGTGAAGGATTGGGCAACGCTGATTGGGTATATGGAAGAGCAGTATGATATAGACTCTTCGAAGGTGGGCAGAGTTCTTCTTGACGAATATGCTACCGGTTTTGGAATGAAGAATGAACTGCGAGCGTTCGATGTCGAAGATATGTGGACTTTTGTCTCTCCCATTCGCGATTATATAGGAGTTCCGAATTTTGAATTGAAGCCGGTTACCGAACTTTCTGACACGAGACCTGGAATTATTACCAGAATCAGCGGTATGCAAATTAGCGAAAGTTCTTTAATCTATATGACCGCTTCAGACTATAACTATGTCTTTGATCCGTATATCGTACGCTGTGTCAAAACCGAATAG
- a CDS encoding geranylgeranylglyceryl/heptaprenylglyceryl phosphate synthase → MKPGKTELRLNAEIEKRGALFAVLLDPDTSDEAAFVKAGAMAAENGADLLLVGGSYLGNFTLPKQVAALKANVDLPVVLFPGGASQVVPGFDAMLFMTLVSGRNPNYLIDEQVRGGALVRALNMDAIPTAYQLINSGKRTTVEYISGTMPVPANKPKLSMVNSIAAELMGMRYVYLEAGSGAEEPVPVEHIAYTRKATEMTIITGGGIKDPQTAAMRVAAGANIIVTGTLWEKVEDPKLLAEFASAIHVKG, encoded by the coding sequence ATGAAACCTGGGAAGACTGAACTTCGTTTGAATGCCGAAATCGAAAAACGCGGCGCGCTTTTTGCCGTGCTGTTGGACCCCGATACGTCTGACGAAGCTGCCTTTGTGAAGGCGGGTGCTATGGCCGCCGAAAATGGTGCCGACCTTTTGTTGGTGGGCGGTTCTTACCTGGGTAACTTTACGCTGCCCAAGCAGGTGGCTGCCCTCAAGGCCAATGTGGACTTGCCTGTGGTGCTGTTCCCGGGTGGAGCCTCTCAGGTGGTGCCCGGCTTTGATGCCATGCTCTTTATGACGCTCGTGAGCGGCCGTAACCCGAATTACCTGATCGACGAGCAGGTCCGTGGTGGAGCCCTGGTGCGTGCCTTGAACATGGATGCGATTCCGACGGCCTACCAGCTGATCAACAGCGGCAAGCGTACTACGGTCGAATATATTAGCGGTACCATGCCGGTGCCCGCCAACAAGCCCAAACTCAGCATGGTGAACTCCATTGCCGCCGAACTCATGGGCATGCGCTATGTGTACCTGGAAGCCGGTAGCGGTGCCGAAGAACCCGTGCCGGTGGAACACATTGCCTACACCCGCAAGGCGACCGAAATGACCATCATTACCGGTGGTGGAATCAAGGACCCGCAGACTGCCGCTATGCGCGTGGCTGCTGGCGCGAACATCATCGTGACCGGCACGCTTTGGGAAAAGGTCGAAGATCCGAAGCTGTTGGCTGAATTTGCTTCCGCTATCCATGTGAAGGGATAG
- a CDS encoding ABC transporter ATP-binding protein — MIKIEHLHKTYRSGFLMKPKLALKDVSFSVEPGQVYGFIGPNGAGKSTTIKVLTGLLNFDSGKVLVNGISPRNVKSRQFIGYSPEQPYFYDYLTGRELLKFYGKLVGLSGTELDKRIDWSLDLLHANKDWIDRRLRSYSKGMMQRVGIAQAILAKPKLLILDEPMSGLDPMGRRDVREAIMELNRTGVTIFYSSHLLSDVESISHKVAMIVDGKIVREGTVDEITESCGVEYHVRTREAILQAELPEGVSPAGHPQECVCADDAARDRLLRYCLEKGIAVERMDHKRPSLEDILTEEIARADA, encoded by the coding sequence ATGATTAAGATTGAACATTTACATAAGACGTACCGCAGCGGTTTCTTGATGAAGCCGAAGCTTGCGCTTAAGGATGTGAGTTTTAGCGTAGAACCGGGACAGGTGTATGGCTTTATCGGGCCGAACGGCGCGGGCAAGTCTACGACTATCAAGGTGCTTACGGGCCTTCTGAATTTTGATTCGGGCAAGGTGCTGGTGAACGGGATTTCTCCGCGTAACGTGAAGAGCCGTCAGTTTATCGGTTATTCGCCGGAACAGCCGTACTTTTACGACTACCTCACGGGCCGTGAACTGTTGAAATTTTACGGCAAGTTGGTGGGTCTTTCTGGGACCGAACTGGACAAGCGTATCGACTGGTCGCTGGACTTGCTGCATGCGAACAAGGACTGGATCGACCGCCGCCTGCGTTCGTACTCCAAGGGTATGATGCAGCGCGTGGGCATTGCCCAGGCGATTTTGGCCAAGCCGAAACTGTTGATTCTCGACGAACCCATGAGCGGTCTTGACCCGATGGGTCGCCGCGATGTGCGCGAAGCCATTATGGAACTGAACCGCACGGGGGTCACGATTTTCTATTCGAGCCACTTGCTCTCCGATGTGGAATCGATCAGCCACAAGGTGGCGATGATTGTGGACGGCAAGATTGTTCGCGAAGGAACCGTAGACGAGATTACGGAATCTTGCGGCGTGGAATACCACGTGCGTACCCGCGAAGCGATTCTGCAGGCGGAACTGCCCGAGGGCGTAAGCCCTGCCGGCCATCCGCAGGAATGTGTGTGCGCCGATGACGCTGCCCGCGACCGCCTGTTGCGCTATTGCTTGGAAAAAGGGATTGCCGTCGAGCGCATGGACCACAAGCGCCCGAGTCTCGAAGACATTTTGACAGAGGAGATTGCCCGTGCAGACGCTTAA
- a CDS encoding ABC transporter permease, with protein MQTLKHIGIIALNTFRESIRDKILYNIGFLAIALTLFSIVLGEWSVFDRAYVIKSTTLSVMSLSGLLISIFVGISLVQKEIQRRTVLTLLSKPISRASFIVGKYFGLLAVVAVHLMLLTAIYYVMLFLTGSAPTLSLLTAIYLIFCEMAVVIAVALLFSSFSSTVLSALFTLGVYFAGHLSDQLLEQVRFATRMGELNGTSSMLFQKAAEVIHAIFPGLYRYNVTTYVVHGVALPDMYVFWNSIYALGYIGLFLAIASWWFSRRDFL; from the coding sequence GTGCAGACGCTTAAGCATATCGGCATTATTGCCCTCAATACATTCCGCGAATCCATTCGCGACAAGATTCTTTATAACATTGGCTTTTTGGCGATTGCGCTCACCTTGTTCAGCATTGTGCTTGGCGAATGGTCCGTGTTTGACCGCGCCTACGTGATCAAGTCGACCACGCTTTCGGTGATGAGCCTTTCGGGCCTGTTGATTTCGATTTTCGTGGGCATTAGCCTGGTGCAAAAAGAAATCCAGCGCCGTACGGTGCTTACGCTGCTCTCGAAGCCGATTAGCCGCGCCTCGTTCATTGTGGGCAAGTACTTTGGCTTGCTTGCGGTAGTGGCTGTTCACCTGATGCTTTTGACGGCCATTTACTACGTGATGCTGTTCCTCACGGGTTCTGCTCCGACGCTCAGCTTGCTTACGGCTATCTACCTGATTTTCTGCGAGATGGCGGTGGTAATTGCAGTGGCGCTCCTGTTCAGCAGCTTTAGCAGCACGGTGCTTTCGGCGCTCTTTACTCTGGGCGTTTACTTTGCGGGCCACTTGAGCGACCAGCTCTTGGAACAGGTGCGCTTTGCTACCCGCATGGGTGAACTGAATGGAACGTCTAGCATGCTGTTCCAGAAGGCTGCCGAAGTGATTCACGCGATTTTCCCGGGACTTTACCGCTACAACGTGACGACTTATGTGGTGCACGGCGTGGCACTCCCTGATATGTACGTATTCTGGAATAGCATTTATGCGCTTGGCTACATCGGCTTGTTCCTTGCGATTGCAAGCTGGTGGTTTAGCCGGAGGGACTTCTTATGA
- a CDS encoding type IV pilus twitching motility protein PilT — protein sequence MRNQYMAKVLVHNKVVSEAQVKAHWGEITDKKDIGQVLVDAGILPPPMYIKVLAFVKNLEAKAAAEGGAAAPAAAPASAAPANAAPAAPQKQSAARFEAPPASAPSVAPAQPAQSEGLQIEGNSSLYGEVSTSNVEVEAVAGLESTSISTVQVQAEAEEETSGEDSEKLPSRFAILTGEGTPVEAPEKIRPMTNLSQIIAFARKFGATDIYLYADRPVVMRQSGALFVASDDALDLSRINERLDEAAKGFSDGYKIVVGKNFSKTIGLAGVGRARITVTWNGTNPSVSIRVIPQESTTLENLYLPAFCNQFVELNSGLVLVAGPAASGRSTTISTFAETIAANRDVYIQTIEKPIERVLQNPRGAIAQREVGLHVRSGIEGVELAMQSGADVILFDYLENLEELSMLLRASNAGALVFAVTAGNNIHALLSRLLSSVSAEKRTAFANSLAEQLKGIIVQHLIPIVQNQGQVLAVEAAKMNSTMANMLRRGEISQLSASISSQKDQGISLDDSLQKCVESGYIEGVEAWKRACDSRRFAAYRAQN from the coding sequence ATGAGAAACCAATACATGGCGAAAGTCCTTGTGCATAACAAGGTCGTTTCCGAGGCGCAGGTTAAGGCGCATTGGGGCGAAATTACCGACAAGAAAGACATTGGTCAAGTGCTCGTGGATGCGGGAATTTTGCCGCCCCCGATGTATATCAAGGTGCTCGCCTTTGTCAAGAATTTAGAGGCCAAGGCTGCCGCCGAAGGCGGCGCGGCTGCTCCTGCCGCAGCACCTGCAAGTGCGGCGCCCGCTAATGCCGCGCCTGCTGCTCCGCAAAAGCAGTCGGCCGCGCGCTTCGAAGCGCCTCCGGCATCGGCTCCGTCAGTTGCTCCTGCGCAGCCTGCACAGTCCGAAGGTTTGCAGATTGAAGGCAATAGCAGCTTGTATGGCGAAGTTTCGACCTCCAACGTGGAAGTCGAAGCGGTTGCGGGCTTGGAATCAACCAGCATCAGCACGGTGCAGGTGCAGGCCGAAGCCGAAGAAGAAACTTCGGGAGAAGATTCTGAAAAATTGCCGAGCCGTTTTGCGATTTTGACCGGCGAGGGAACGCCTGTCGAAGCTCCTGAAAAGATTCGCCCGATGACGAACCTGTCGCAGATTATTGCGTTTGCCCGCAAGTTCGGTGCAACGGATATTTACCTGTACGCGGACCGTCCGGTGGTCATGCGTCAGTCGGGCGCGCTCTTTGTGGCCTCGGACGATGCCTTGGATTTGTCCCGCATTAACGAACGCTTGGACGAAGCTGCCAAGGGATTCTCGGACGGCTACAAGATTGTAGTCGGCAAGAACTTTAGCAAGACGATTGGCCTTGCTGGCGTTGGTCGCGCTCGTATTACGGTTACATGGAATGGCACGAATCCGAGTGTTTCGATCCGCGTGATCCCGCAGGAATCGACCACGCTTGAAAACTTGTATTTGCCGGCGTTCTGCAACCAGTTTGTGGAACTTAACAGCGGTCTTGTGCTTGTCGCAGGCCCTGCTGCAAGTGGCCGCTCTACAACGATTTCGACTTTCGCCGAGACGATTGCCGCGAATCGCGATGTGTACATTCAGACGATTGAAAAACCGATTGAACGCGTACTCCAGAATCCGCGTGGTGCAATTGCTCAGCGCGAAGTGGGCTTGCATGTGCGTTCGGGTATCGAAGGCGTTGAACTTGCCATGCAGAGTGGTGCCGACGTGATTCTGTTCGACTATCTTGAAAATCTCGAAGAACTTTCGATGCTGTTGCGTGCCTCGAACGCGGGTGCGTTGGTGTTTGCCGTAACGGCAGGCAACAATATCCATGCCTTGCTTTCTCGCTTGCTTTCGTCGGTGTCTGCCGAAAAGCGCACGGCGTTTGCGAACTCGCTCGCTGAACAGCTCAAGGGTATCATTGTGCAGCACTTGATCCCGATCGTGCAGAATCAGGGCCAGGTGCTTGCAGTCGAAGCCGCCAAGATGAATTCCACGATGGCGAACATGCTCCGCCGCGGCGAAATCTCGCAGCTTTCTGCTTCCATCAGTAGCCAGAAAGATCAAGGTATTTCGCTGGATGATTCCTTGCAGAAGTGCGTGGAATCGGGCTACATTGAAGGTGTCGAGGCGTGGAAACGCGCTTGCGACAGTCGTCGCTTTGCGGCTTACAGGGCTCAGAACTAA
- a CDS encoding ATPase, T2SS/T4P/T4SS family, translated as MATEIESLLEYTLNVGASELVITEGAASAVRLAGKVCAIPDAPAVESGSLRNFLKSMEGESGTVMGGPWCGSKWRVRYNRTALGNSAIFRPVLEECPDFSALGVPESMMNLLGVRSGLVIFSGPACSGKTTTATAYVSALCQSGIMRVSLLDPDAEMPVKQGDSLVLENSTGTIPEKMDQALRSGIDLIWLGNFEGQSLIPVLRAAEAGALVVLTVTAGNAVGALDALLSSETLENRDMACNMLAAVLKAVVVQRLLPGAQGVVPAWEILYGTQNVASKIRSGEYYTLPSIIAASASEGMMLMDDCLAELVKAGYVSSEDAVRVVSNPARLG; from the coding sequence ATGGCTACAGAAATTGAATCTTTGCTAGAATACACGCTGAATGTGGGCGCCTCTGAACTTGTGATTACCGAAGGTGCCGCATCTGCCGTTCGCTTGGCGGGTAAGGTTTGCGCTATTCCCGATGCTCCCGCTGTCGAATCGGGTTCGCTCCGTAATTTCTTGAAGTCGATGGAAGGTGAATCGGGTACGGTCATGGGTGGCCCGTGGTGTGGCTCCAAGTGGCGCGTGCGTTACAACCGTACGGCTTTGGGAAACTCCGCCATTTTCAGGCCCGTGCTCGAAGAATGCCCGGACTTTTCGGCGCTCGGTGTGCCGGAATCCATGATGAACTTGCTTGGAGTTCGCTCGGGCCTTGTGATCTTTAGCGGTCCTGCATGCAGCGGCAAGACAACAACGGCGACTGCTTATGTGTCTGCGCTTTGCCAGTCGGGCATTATGCGCGTGAGCCTCTTGGACCCTGATGCCGAAATGCCTGTAAAGCAGGGCGATAGCTTGGTTCTTGAAAATTCGACCGGTACCATTCCCGAAAAAATGGATCAGGCGCTCCGTAGCGGGATCGACTTGATCTGGCTCGGTAATTTCGAAGGCCAATCGCTGATTCCGGTGCTGCGTGCTGCCGAGGCGGGCGCCCTTGTGGTGCTCACAGTAACGGCCGGTAACGCAGTGGGTGCTCTCGATGCATTGCTTTCGTCGGAAACTCTTGAAAATCGCGACATGGCATGCAACATGCTCGCCGCTGTGTTGAAAGCGGTGGTGGTGCAACGCTTGCTGCCGGGCGCTCAAGGTGTCGTGCCCGCTTGGGAAATCCTTTACGGCACTCAGAATGTGGCCTCCAAGATCCGTAGCGGTGAATATTATACGCTGCCCTCGATTATCGCGGCTTCGGCCTCCGAAGGCATGATGCTTATGGACGATTGCCTTGCGGAACTTGTAAAGGCCGGCTATGTTTCTTCAGAAGATGCCGTTCGAGTTGTTTCGAATCCGGCTCGCTTAGGGTAA
- a CDS encoding patatin-like phospholipase family protein, with translation MRNGLGKFVAIIALCATGAFSAEKDSAEKVPSLDLLKASVDSIAAADSAAVKPDSSLKTVLYLGGGERSPWFQLGVFYAIEEYGIPVDSVVATSWGAWMAALWTRGVPLDDIQKIMLDPAIAPFVGHDLVAPTNKAGYREIDSYELPISVSGVPSMRKRYALTMDSAFSVRGDSKSLTPDSMQVTRALAKLRFQESIYRQRSKIQIPFAVQSCESGKAVVIGNSTQEVIASLPLWKAPKSSSENPSGELCPYYAMPIEDNAHELSIIVVSDPLRAPIVGDERTRLIKQHVSEILASQPGIIVRAHTILDTARSAWIQSGFTSFEKQLGNFKVLNGRRHVYSADQKGAMPWFKFEPSYDSLSSEVQNAVKSYWLESDTGMVAPENFALNLLQNPAYDSLDLNMRPSGHVTVESSVKPVVDFAVGGFGSNAFGPNVYGEASVHYVDHVEIELVMAGFWGEHSYGFRPRLNISKLWNRHWDLQFGYDYLKLVPLKGFNGNIHRGLRIISEERSDLMMDLLYTIDSRQRVSAEFRFGSRYYDLDSAYYGNREMKAYPVSPMLHYRYLNGEDDNWFANNGYALNVWGGFESIGYDDGIIDVVPIYWKLLADARYTISPIRFVTLTAAAAGAIERYHDEGHGYVSPKSFDKPPLDVAYRQHAVATPWSTEWYNPELSSHEYAMVRLNGGLHGDYLGAWLFGAYYHDFEDSPYADLDVDKFVFEPALRFAYKSVTLYAGLSRVVDYGSFGDLTHLSGYNYFVRVGNYEF, from the coding sequence GTGCGGAATGGGTTAGGCAAATTTGTCGCGATAATTGCTCTGTGCGCAACAGGGGCTTTCTCTGCCGAGAAAGACTCTGCTGAAAAGGTGCCGTCGCTTGATTTACTGAAAGCATCGGTAGATTCGATTGCGGCAGCGGATTCGGCTGCGGTAAAGCCGGATTCTTCGCTGAAAACGGTCTTGTACTTGGGCGGTGGCGAACGTTCGCCATGGTTCCAGCTGGGTGTGTTCTATGCGATTGAAGAATACGGTATTCCGGTAGATTCCGTGGTTGCGACTTCTTGGGGCGCCTGGATGGCTGCCCTCTGGACTCGCGGAGTTCCGCTCGATGACATCCAGAAGATTATGCTGGATCCGGCGATTGCGCCTTTCGTTGGGCATGACCTTGTTGCGCCCACAAATAAGGCGGGGTATCGCGAGATTGATTCTTACGAGCTTCCGATTTCTGTTTCGGGCGTTCCTTCGATGCGCAAGCGCTATGCGCTGACCATGGATTCTGCGTTCTCGGTGCGTGGTGATTCTAAATCGCTCACGCCAGATTCGATGCAAGTGACGCGCGCTCTTGCAAAGCTCCGCTTTCAAGAAAGTATTTACCGCCAGCGTTCTAAAATACAGATTCCGTTCGCGGTGCAGTCCTGCGAATCGGGCAAGGCTGTGGTTATCGGGAATTCTACACAAGAGGTAATCGCCTCGCTTCCGCTGTGGAAGGCGCCTAAAAGCTCTTCGGAGAATCCGTCGGGAGAACTTTGCCCGTATTATGCGATGCCGATTGAAGACAATGCCCATGAGCTTTCGATCATTGTGGTTTCGGATCCGCTGCGAGCCCCGATTGTAGGCGATGAACGTACTCGCTTGATTAAGCAGCATGTGTCTGAAATTTTAGCGAGCCAGCCGGGAATCATTGTTCGTGCACATACGATTCTCGATACCGCACGCTCGGCGTGGATCCAGTCCGGATTTACTTCGTTCGAAAAACAGCTTGGCAATTTTAAGGTGCTTAATGGTCGTCGTCATGTCTATTCTGCGGACCAAAAAGGAGCGATGCCTTGGTTCAAATTTGAGCCCTCGTATGACAGCCTTTCGTCGGAAGTGCAGAATGCGGTGAAGTCGTACTGGCTTGAGTCGGATACGGGAATGGTGGCGCCCGAAAATTTTGCGCTGAACTTGCTGCAGAATCCGGCGTACGATTCGTTGGATTTGAACATGCGCCCGAGTGGGCATGTTACGGTGGAATCTTCGGTGAAGCCGGTTGTCGATTTTGCCGTGGGCGGATTCGGTTCGAATGCGTTTGGACCGAATGTATACGGCGAGGCGTCTGTTCATTATGTGGACCATGTCGAAATAGAATTGGTGATGGCCGGGTTCTGGGGCGAACATTCCTACGGATTCCGCCCGCGTTTGAATATCTCGAAATTGTGGAACCGCCATTGGGATTTGCAGTTCGGCTACGATTACCTGAAACTGGTCCCGCTGAAAGGCTTTAATGGCAACATCCATCGCGGACTTCGAATTATCTCTGAAGAACGCAGCGACTTGATGATGGACCTTTTGTATACGATCGATAGTCGCCAGCGTGTTTCTGCGGAATTCAGGTTCGGTTCCAGGTATTACGATTTGGATTCGGCCTACTATGGCAACCGCGAAATGAAAGCGTATCCGGTTTCTCCGATGTTGCATTACCGCTATTTGAATGGAGAAGACGACAACTGGTTTGCAAATAACGGCTATGCCTTGAACGTTTGGGGCGGCTTTGAATCGATTGGCTATGACGACGGCATTATCGATGTGGTGCCTATTTACTGGAAACTGTTGGCCGATGCACGCTATACGATTTCTCCGATACGTTTTGTGACTTTGACAGCAGCTGCTGCGGGTGCAATCGAACGTTACCATGACGAAGGGCATGGCTATGTTTCGCCGAAGTCTTTTGACAAACCCCCGCTGGATGTGGCTTACCGCCAGCATGCGGTTGCAACACCTTGGTCGACCGAATGGTACAATCCGGAACTTTCTTCGCATGAATATGCCATGGTACGCTTGAATGGCGGATTGCATGGCGATTATCTGGGCGCTTGGCTTTTTGGCGCTTACTACCATGACTTTGAAGATAGCCCGTATGCGGATTTGGATGTAGACAAGTTCGTGTTTGAACCGGCGCTACGCTTTGCCTACAAGTCGGTGACCCTGTATGCGGGGCTGAGCCGTGTCGTTGATTACGGCTCCTTCGGTGACTTGACTCACCTCAGCGGATACAATTACTTTGTCCGCGTTGGAAATTACGAGTTTTAA